ctgtccggagttcactaggtagttgctcggcgttcgcagcccagtgcttctccttcctatctttatttacatttgtacTGGATTTGTagtagactatgtagactcttcctacTTTTAGATggttgtttagatgctcatgactggtgacaccccgatgtcgggctgtattgatttccgcacttgttctatttcacttAATCTCGGGATTTATTACTTATTAATgaattaaattgaattattataactgttcaAATGGATTGGGgagttgtgttggctggccttgtttcacgataggcgccatcacgatcggttctgggtttagggtcgtgacagccaTACTCAGATGGCAAAATTAACCATTCTTTCTATTTTATTTCATATGGCACTATTTATTTTAATAGTCCATTTCaatacaaaaaaaagaagaagatatttTTCATAATATAATTTTTAAACTTCTCATTACTCCCTTAATTTTAAATATTGTCATAGAAATCTTATCGTATTTTTAATACTACAATTTCCAAAAtaactttctttctttcttaaatgTAATTGCTTTCCCGATCAAATTATATCGCATAAATTGAAATTGAGGGAATACATATTTTtaagaagaattaacctaaatatcTACTCACCAAATTGCTTAACTAAAAATTATCGGCGAACATATAACATATAAATAGTATGTATATAATCATCTATAATCagtatataatttatgtatactaGCTACAAAAATAAACAAGTGAATCAGGCCGGTTATTTTTTACAAGATTCCATATATTGCACGCTCGTATGCTTAGACACGACAACCGGACGTAGAAATGGCACCAGGTAACCACTCTAAAGAGCTTCTATTTAAGAATTAGCCAGTGCGTCCTGAATTTCGATTTTTCAGGACAAAAATATCTTGAATTGTCTTGAcattaagatttttagtttaaaatttcaggatAAAATAAATACTGGCTAATCTCTAAATAACATCCCTGAGAATAACTATTTGTGCACTTACCCCAAGCGGACGGACTTGATCGGGTCTGACGCAATTCCCTCTGCTTGCTGGGCTTATACCGCTTTCGGTCTATGTCCCTTTGCCCCGGGCTGGGTTACGCAAATGACTCCTTTTTAGTTTACTGTTTAGATTTTGTTTCTATTTTAAAAGGTTACATattggaatttttacattcctatacactatacGAAACTATATTACTCTTcctactcaagttttactataattacattttatatactcaattaccatttatgtatattttaagcgaattaatgataataattagtgtctTAAAATTACTCTAATATATCTTTTactcccccacgtttctctctccacatcccacCCCCATCCCACGTATCTTGCACAAGAGAGTAGAAATTCCActattgacaaccattaaaaagctttgaagctttgaattcgaatttgggttttcaaaaaacattgtttgtttgggttggatgttgttgcaaagaattgagaattctctctacgtctctctctatctctcaatcccaaatttcagtaatgttaagcaaaggaaaaaagagcagcaattccaccattgacagctaTTAAAacgctttgaagctttgaattcaaatttgggttttcaaaaatcattatttgtttggattgggtgttgttgcaaataattgggaatatggtttggagtttatatctcaattttgaggggttttggtgaagattagacttggttttggcagaatttcagattgaaactcaaagaagaagaagaagaagaagacatgacatacattatactgcagaaattgtagtaaaattgtagaaaaattataaaaaaattattttttgttatttatatatttttcttttatttatttaactattgtatgaaagttgaacaacattgtataaaaattatatttaagttgtatgatattgtagttgtatataactaagtagaaataatgtatgaaagttgtagataagttgtataatatataattagttgtatgaaatttatttttactatgtataaatcagatacaaaatatacaaaagacatattgtatacaattttgtatttaagttgtatgttattgtagttgtatctaattgggtagaaataatgtgtgaaagttatagatgaattgtataatatataattagttggaTGAAATTAATCTGTTTGCTTTCTCAATCTCATcaaaaccaacaacaacaacagagaTTAGATCAAAACTCCTCTGTATCTGCTGATTACACAGCCGTAGCTGATATTGTTGTTATcaaattcaaaaagttcatttcTTTACTCGACAAAAACAGAACTGGTCATGCCAGATTTCGTAAAGGTCCAATTTCTACTCCTCTTCCTCCTCCTAAACCCCAGCAACAAAGATTAGATCAAAACTATATCAAAATACATAACCTCCAAATAGAAGAAATCGAAAAGCCACAAACAAATATTCCCGAAATTTACTGTCCAACACCAATTCAACATTTACCTCCTTTACCACATAACCATATTCAattggtcaaaaatgggtcaatTGAGAGAAAAGAATCATCTACAACTATTAATTTTCCTTCTGCTTCTCCAGCAAATTTGTTTATGTCATCTTTAACAGGAGAAACAGAGAGTTTGCAACAGTCTTTGTCTTCTGGTTTCCAAATAACAAATATTTCTACTGTTTTTTAATATTCGTTAAAGTTTTGTTAATATTCATTAATTTTCCAATTGTCTGTCCTTGTTTAATTTTCATACTCTAATTGCAGTATGGAGCATATATAAAGAAGTTGTGTCTTTACCAGAACCTTCAACACAGCACAACCACCATCATGCAAAAATTAAAGTAAGAACCATTTTATCATTCTTGGATATAAGGATCAACATCATAAAAATATTAATCATTATTTTTCCTATAGCTCTCATCCTACGTGGTGTCTTTATCTTTGTCATAGGAATAGAATAATTTACTGAATTTTCTGAAAGATGACCTTATTGTTAAGTAGCAGAAACTAAGCAATTCCTTCAAAGTCAAGGAAGAGCTGGCTTACTTTTGTCAAACTAATGGAAGAAGCCCCTGCATTAATTAATATTGACAATAAGTAAATACGGGATTGGAAGTTTATTATTAAGTAGGTTTGACCTCTACCAATTAGTAGTTTTTTGGTTGACAATCCTTCCTTAATTGAAGACACTAATAATGGATTGAGAGCCTTTTAAGctggaatgtatatattttgtaaacaaaacttgtgtaTGTAGGGTAATTTACTAAACATGAACATTTAGAGTAATAAAATTTCCAATAGTGTATATGAATGAAAAAATCCTTATAAATATAGCTAATGAAAAATTGCCCTTTTCAGACATTGTTAGATTCCGGTCTAATATTTGTTTATATAACTATTAATTTTCTTACAAGACATTCAATTATAATCGTCTTTCTATTTTCTTGAGCCGgaggtctttcggaaacaacttCTTTACCCCCTcgaggtagaggtaaggtctgcatacacactaccctcctcagaccccacacGTGGGAT
This genomic stretch from Nicotiana sylvestris chromosome 9, ASM39365v2, whole genome shotgun sequence harbors:
- the LOC104216619 gene encoding probable WRKY transcription factor 7; its protein translation is MKLICLLSQSHQNQQQQQRLDQNSSVSADYTAVADIVVIKFKKFISLLDKNRTGHARFRKGPISTPLPPPKPQQQRLDQNYIKIHNLQIEEIEKPQTNIPEIYCPTPIQHLPPLPHNHIQLVKNGSIERKESSTTINFPSASPANLFMSSLTGETESLQQSLSSGFQITNISTVF